The genomic window GAGAAGCATGGAGGCATCTATGGCAACACCGATGAACGGCTCGGTTGTGAAGGCATTCAATCTCTTGGCAGCATTCAAGGACGCGCGAGATGGCCTGTCGCTCGTGGAGGCCGCCGAGCGGTCCGGCATGACCGTTCCCACAGCGCATCGATTCCTTAGAACGCTCCTGTCGACGGGAGCGCTCGATCTGTTGCCCAATCACCGATATGTCATTGGCTCGGCGCTACGGGGAATTGCTTTTGCCGATGCTGCCACTAACAGCGCGGCAGCCGTACTAGCCCACCATGTCCAGCAACTCGCCGCGCATGTCCGTGAAACCGCACATGTAGCAACACTCGACAAAGACATGGTTCGATACGTCGCTAAAGCCGAGACACAACGCAGCCTGAAAATCGTGACCCAGATCGGCACGGCCCTGGAAGCTTACTGCACTGGTGTCGGCAAGGTTCTATTGGCGCACAAACCCGGTGA from Georhizobium profundi includes these protein-coding regions:
- a CDS encoding IclR family transcriptional regulator yields the protein MATPMNGSVVKAFNLLAAFKDARDGLSLVEAAERSGMTVPTAHRFLRTLLSTGALDLLPNHRYVIGSALRGIAFADAATNSAAAVLAHHVQQLAAHVRETAHVATLDKDMVRYVAKAETQRSLKIVTQIGTALEAYCTGVGKVLLAHKPGEYVERYLKGGDLIALTPRTLTHPDALVAELRKIREQGYALDDEEFETGLRCVAAPVRVNGSTIAALSCSGPTTRFTDEVLASHILTTVRRAQLIGQELERKHLYRIS